In Odontesthes bonariensis isolate fOdoBon6 chromosome 6, fOdoBon6.hap1, whole genome shotgun sequence, one genomic interval encodes:
- the tal2 gene encoding T-cell acute lymphocytic leukemia protein 2: MTRKVFTNTRERWRQHNVNTAFAELRKLIPTHPPEKKLSKNEILRLAMRYINFLVQLLESQSGQPASHSPTALLTFLRGNMEQLNSPPHPWAMTSDTEAPSPGSSCDSSEAW; encoded by the coding sequence ATGACCAGAAAGGTGTTCACCAACACGAGGGAGCGCTGGCGCCAGCACAACGTCAACACCGCCTTCGCAGAACTCCGCAAGCTCATCCCCACCCATCCTCCAGAGAAGAAGCTGAGCAAGAACGAGATCCTGCGTCTGGCCATGCGCTACATTAACTTCCTGGTGCAGCTGCTGGAGAGTCAGAGCGGCCAGCCGGCCAGCCACTCCCCCACCGCGCTGCTCACCTTCCTCAGAGGAAACATGGAGCAGCTGAACTCGCCCCCACACCCCTGGGCCATGACCAGTGACACTGAAGCTCCGTCACCCGGATCCAGCTGTGACAGCTCCGAGGCCTGGTAG